CCAAGGTAGCAAGCGAGGCCGCCACCAAGTTCGGCCCGACCTACGTCACAGGTCCGATCTTCTTCGTCTTCGAGAAGGTCTCCACCTTCGTCGTGACCGAACCGGCCCCAGCCCCCGCCGCGGAGCCCGCCCCGGAGAGCAGCTCCAAAGAGGAGGCACCGGCTGCGGTCGAAGAGGAGAAACAAGAGATCGAAAAGGCGGAGGAGACCACCGCCCCTCCCCCTCCTCCCACCGAGGAGGCCACTCCCACCGCCCCGGCCGAGGCCCCGCCAGAACCAGCCAAGCCGGCAGAGGAGACGCCAAAGCCATGAGAATGGGTACTTTGCTCATCCCCAGCTAGGTCACTCCACCTCCCATGGACCCGTACAACTACGTACCTCCACCCCACGTTTTACATGATTTGTTATTCTTTCTTTCCTCTATTTACGCCCTCTCaactctctttcttccttttatTTCTTCTCTGTATCTAtgttgggtttttgttttcgttGCTGTGACGAAGGGCAAGCTGTGTAGTTTTATGAACTGCCGGGTGGTATATGTTTGGGAGGTTACTGGGTTATTCTATCATGCTTGTTAATCATTATCGTCATCATCATTGTGTAGTGTAGTGTCTCATAAAGAATGGAAGAAAGGAAACAAAAGCTTCTGAGGGGAGGCTGTGCTTGTTTGGGTCCATCCTTTGTGTTGTTCTCATCTCTGTGCTAGCTGTCCTTCATGCTACATAGTTATTAGCGTATGACACTCGATCACGCCTGGTTTTCTTGGTCTGATATATGTAAAGAACGACGTGATCGTAATCCCTTGATAGCTGTCTTTAGAGGGTGCTGGAGATAAGAACAGCGTTTGTTGGCCCAGAGACAGGTGGGCTGGGTCCCATGATGGTGCACGTCATGACTCCGATTACCCCACGTAGATACGTATAGGGAGCACAACGATAACCGGGGGGTAAGCAGACCCTGGGGGAGTTCCAGGGCAGAAGGAAAGGGACAGCAGCTCAATGTTTTCATCTCATTCTACCATTATCTCTTAGAAGTTCTCCCACACGCAACGCCGAGCTAAGAAGATTGATGGTTTAGTTTGCATTGATATTTTGTTACCAGTCTTATTTGGAATGAAATTTTCAGCGGTATTCAAAAAGGATTGTAGAGTATTGTGCATGATTGAACACCATTCATTATAAAATGAACGATCAttcaaattatttaaatattttaaaaaattatatatatattttttaaatttttaatatgtatatatatatatatatatatatatatatatgtgaatgTGGTTGTCGATGGACAACATCCAATCATGTACAATATcttacagttttttttttttttttttttgatcacgcATAGGATTTGCGCCCACCTTTTATCTTTGTTATTAAGATTACGAGGGCAAAAAGGTGGCAGGTAGAGATAGGGGTTATTTAGTGTGGTGGGGTCCATGACATTGAAAAGATGGTGAGGCATCTAATCAAGTTGAGAGGCATTAACGTCAATTAGCTGATGGCGTTTAGGGAGCTAGGGCCCGTGGTGATAGCATATGTTTGACCTTCATTTCGGCAACTGTAGCCATCCAATCAGTTGGATCATAGGGCTATTTGATCGTATGAACGTAAATTTGAGTAATTCTTTATGCATCATGTATGATAAAATAGTAACATATCATGTAGTAAAATTAAAATGCATAATAtatttagataaaataaatatttaatattatttaatttttttaatttttaatgataaaattttttttatacaacAAAGAAGGAATAGTATTATTACTTCCTAATGTCTTATATGATTTTtcatgaatatatataacatcctaaattatatatatgattttttgtatatTTATAACATCctcaataatatatatgactttctgatgtCTTGTATAATttactatgaatatatatgatatcttaaacaatatatataacatcttgagcaatatatatgacttcctagcatcttatatgactttctgtgatatatatgatatcctgtgaatatatatgacatcttgagtAATATATGTAGCTTCCTAACACtttatataactttctgtgagtatatatgatatctcgaataatatatatgattttctgtgaatatatatgacatcctgaacaacATATATTGCTTTCTAATGCCTTATATGATTTTCtacaaatatatatgacattccaaacaatatatataactttttgtgaatatatatgacgtcctgaatcatatatatgatatcagtaagtcatatatattattcaaaatatcatatatatttacagaaagtcatatatattatttaagacgTCATACATATTCTCAGGaagtaatataagatattaattaaGAAGCcacatatattattcaggatgtcatatatattcacaaaaagtcatatatattgttcgagatgtcatatatactcataaaaagtcatataagatattagaaagtcatatatgttgttcaaaatatcatatatattcacaggatgTTTTCGAGattttatatatattcacagaaagttatacAAGACATcaagaagccatatatattatttaagatgtcataaatatacagaaagtcatatatatagtTCAAAATATTGTATATATTTACAGAATGTCATATAAGGTATTAGGAAATAATGATACTATTCTTTCTTTGTTGAATAGAGAAAAGGATATTTTTGTTACTGaaaattgaagaaagaaaaagttggataatattaaatatatgtctaATCGTTAAATATGCTACATGATTTAAGATAATTGAATGGTGTGTTATACGTCAAATTTATTGCACCACACACGATGCACAAAAATTTTTTCACAAGGATTTTAGTTGTCAGTTGTTGCGTCCTAGTTAAGTTGTAGGTATATACGTATGGCCCGTGAGAACTCATCATATTAGCTATCGAGGTGGGGCCGCGATGTCGAGCTGTACCAATGGAATGATTCCTAACGAGCCACGTCTCTTCTGTTAGGTAGTTAATTGATGTCGATCCAGTGTTACGCACGTCTTTTGGACACGTTGGCTTCATTGGCTACCAAGAGTCATGAGTCATTCTTGCCTTGCCAGCGGAGTTTCACCTTCCAATCCGAGTTCGGTGTTCAACTGCGGATTCACGTGGAGGTGGGTGGATTCACGTGTCAATTGCATTTTGCATGCCATCATCAGGCAAACATCATTTATGCTGCTGAGTCGAATTAAATTGGTTCCTTAAGGGCGGTTGGAATacttttatatgaaaaaataaatttcatatcaTATTATGATGCTTCGAATTAAAAATGGATGAAAGATATTAAAAATAATGGATCccatatctatttttataaaagtGAATATAAAACAAATGCTATTAAAATTGATACTTATGTTTTCACGCTAGATTATCATACCAGATTAATTATTAAGTGAaggtaatctaaaaatattattacttattTAAAATACCCTcacttatattatataaatattaaattaattatatcaatagatattatattaatattatattaatatattgattaataatctttataaataataatatatttaatgtattcatatatttatcaacatttatttattaacaaatatattataaatatttattaattatcaataaatctggcatataatttattaataattaatatatttatttatatatgaaaacatactaaattttatttataataagaaatatatttataatatatataaataattaaaaaatatttattagctcatgtaaaaaaatttaatatttgaaataGCCAATATTAATCATGTTTATGTAAGTGATCTATAGATGGCTAATAAAAAggttgagaaaaaaatattattatttaaattttttattcaaattatcagtaaaaatttgaaaatatttttatataatattacctCCAATCagacataataatttttttttataatgctaACTTTTAGAGTAATTATTTCACCaat
The sequence above is a segment of the Elaeis guineensis isolate ETL-2024a chromosome 7, EG11, whole genome shotgun sequence genome. Coding sequences within it:
- the LOC105048335 gene encoding plasma membrane-associated cation-binding protein 1; this translates as MGYWTSKVLPKIKKVFEKNGKKAAAAEACKSFDESKEEINKEFEEKKTELQPKVVEIFEASSAEIKTVVKERKEAAVKKNSTAVTKFLEELVKIEFPGSKVASEAATKFGPTYVTGPIFFVFEKVSTFVVTEPAPAPAAEPAPESSSKEEAPAAVEEEKQEIEKAEETTAPPPPPTEEATPTAPAEAPPEPAKPAEETPKP